The sequence CTCCTATGTCTTTGCTGCCTGGCATTTCCAAGTTGCAAATTCCTGCCCATTCTGCAGAACAGGAAATTCCTACCCTTGCCTCTTTCCTTGGTTCCCACCTCCACTCTCTTTCTTCCAGAATCAGGTAGAAATCTCTAGTCCCTGTAGTTCCCCTATCATCCTCTTCATTTGCACTGAGCGTATGCATTTATATTCTCTACTATGACTCCATGGACTCTGAGAAGGGAGGGGAGATAAACACACAGGGTCAGGGGGTCATCTTAAGCTAGAAGTCACTGACCCGTGTTTTTCCACCAGAAATAAATCTCCTGCTGAATCCTTTGGTTAGCTTAAATAAGTTCATGTCAAGGATCTAGCAATTTACTTACTGTTTTTACGACCCCTGCCACATGAAGGATGCTTTCAAGGAGATGACCAGGTGGTGAAGGGACTGAAGCTGTGACTAGAGGCAGGAGAAGGTGCTGAGGATGTGTGGGAGTGGGGTTCACATGTAGCACTTACTGCTTGTGTGATTTGGGGTACATCACTTTCCCTCTATAAGCCTCAGCTTCCCTCTCTGTATTTCATCAGGCTTTTTACGATCACTtgggttgcaagcaacagaaactaaTGCTAAGGAAGAAGTTGTGTTGAAGCCACAAGTATATATGAAGACATCAGTGTGGCAGGGACGTTGGCAACCTGGAAAATGCAGCCccacagaaaaaaattcacatttaagaaaacacttgtacactgtGATGGCCAAACAAAACGTTTATTGGCCACCTTCAGCCTCCAGGCTTCCAATCTGCAACATCCCTCTACAGGAAAGAGTCCAGGTTCCATGCCTGCTGCCAAGGCCCTGCTTGACCAGGGGTATTCAAACTCCAGGCTAGATGCCCAATTCTGGACAATGGGGAAGGACTAAAGAGCAGGGCCTTAAGTGATAATGACTGTGTCTGGTTCTTGCCCAAGTCTGCAGCCCCCAGCACTGGGTCCAGGACAGAGGCAGCCTCATGGGGTGCCCCAAATCAGGACCCTTTGCTTATGGTGATGACTCAGCGATATTTAAGTCTCAGCCCATCCCAGACTATGCAGTTCATGGATGTCTGATCCCATAGATGGCACCAACTGGGTCATGAACTCCATTGGAAGGTGAGGGTAGGGAAGGGAGCAGGAACCCACTCTTCTAAGTAGGCAGTTAGTCACCAGCTGAAATCTCACAAGCCTCCACAGCCTCTCCCTCAGCCCCAAAGCCAGTAagtggccaccatgcccagcaacttCTCCATTTACAGCATTCCAATGCATCACCACTACCTTCTCGCCACCATGAACACTTAGCTTAGACCTTCCCTCCCTATCAATGTGGTCCATTAGCTGTGTGTGATTGTCAAGGGTAGACACTGTTCTGGTCATTTCTCAGTCCCcagcactgggcctggcccacagtaGATGCATGGTAAGTGCTTTGGGTTGTTGACTAACCATTAAGAACCATGTTCACCCTTCTGGGAATAATCTTGATGTGGATCAGGAGACCTGGGCTCAACCACTGGCATTAGGCTGGCCCTCTcctctctggtcctcagtttccccatctctttttgtttttctatttttggacatggagtcttgctctgtcactcaggctgtagtgcaatgacgtgatctcagttcactgcaacctccacctcctggggtcaagtgattctcccacctcagcctcctggggaagctgggattacaggtacccaccaccatgaccagctgatttttctatttttagtagagacagggtttcatcatgttagccaggctggtcttgaactcctgaccttaggtgacccacctgccttggctccccagagtgctgggattacagttgtgagccaccacacccagcccagtttCCCCATTTCTATAGCAGGGAGAGGACCCGATTTCTAAAGGACCTTCTGGTTCCTCTGACATCCTCTGCGATCAGCAGCTCTGCTTTGTAACTCTGGAAAAATAGCTCCAATTTTGGTTGCAGTTGAAAGGGGTACACCCACAGATGGGTAGAAATGGCGCTTCACACTCAGGAGATGCACTGGCACAGCCTTAGGCTCCCATATTGAGGGTGGCAGGCACTAGAGGGAGGTTAGGGAACCTGGAGTGATCAAGCAGTGTTAAGGTTGGGAGTACTTGTGAGCAGCAGAAACAAGAGACTGGAGTCAGACACCCAGCTGTGCGTCTCCTCCAACCTACTGCTAGGTGACCCAAGCTAGTCCCTTCATCAGAGCCAACCCCCTTAGTTGAGCGAGCGATAAGGAATGTCTGTTGGATCAGGTTTTGAATCTGGAGGTGCTAATAAAACAGGAGGCCACTTTCTAGGCCCTGAGATGATGTCACCATcatgaggcaggcagagggggtGGGACCAGTATGGTAGCCCCTTCCTTACAACCCACACCTCCAGTGCAAAAGGTGCTGCCACTTCTAAGCCCGACTCCCCCCAACCCTCTGCTATCAGATTGAAGCAAGAAACCCAGACTAGACAAGAGTCATTTCAGAGTAAAGCTTTATGTGAAATTCTGTAAATGTGTACAGAGTGGCCTGCGGCCACCTGTGCTGAAGGCCTTGTCTGTGGAGATGCCGAGGCTCAGCACTTGCTGTAGATGGCCATGCTGCCCCGCTCCTGAAACTCTTCCTTGCTGACCCAGAGCTGTTGGAAGGCCTGCAGGGAGGCCAGGATGGAGCCGCCGGTCCACACGGAGGTCTTCCTCTCAGGAGCTGCAGCCACCGCAGGGCTGTCCCCGGGGCAGAGGAGGCTCAGCTCCCTCTGGAAGCGCTCGGGGAAACCGTCCAGCATGGTGCAGCCGCCACACAGCAGCACGTTGGCGGCCATCTCCTCCTTGAAGCCCGTGTCCTGGCAGCGGCCCAGGCAGGCAGCCGTGAGCTCCGGGAGGCCCGGCTGGGTGCTGCCCGCCAGGGAGGGCTGGAAGAGCATCTCAGAGCAGCGGAAGCGCTCCTGGCCAATGGTGATGAGCTTGCCGTCCGGGAGCTCGTAGTCCACGCGCAGCTCCTCCGGGACCAGGCCGAACTCCTCCTCGGGCAGGAAGGCCGCATAGCAGCACTTCTTCTTGATGTGCTCTATGATGTGCAGGTGGTCGTCCGTGAATGCGTGGCCTGCCTCGTTGAGCAGCTGCATCAGGTAGTTGGTGAGGTCACCCCCAGCATAGTCGGCGCGGCTGGTCAGGCCCGGCAGCACGTCGCCCTCGGAGATGGGCACCACGTGCGAGACGCCGTGCCCGCTCTCCACCACCAGCCCCGAGGTCTTGCCGTACGAGTAGATGGACAGCAACGACTGGGACGTCACGTGCATAGCGGGGATGCCGAAGGTCTCGAACATGAGCTCTGCGTACTTCTCCCGGTTGCTGCTGGGGCTGAGCGGAGGGTCGGAGACCAGCACAGCGTGCTCCTCGGGGAGGATCTTCATGGCCGTGCGGAAGATGTACTCCCAGATGTCCTGCACGCAGTCCCAGTCCACCACGATGCCGTGCTTCAGCGGGTTCACCAGCTTGAGAGGTGTCTCCGTGTTGAGCAGCTCGTGGCCCACCAGGGTCCCCTTGCGGGTGTCGCCAGCGTCGGCCGCCTCGGGGCAGCGTTTTCCCACGGTGGAGGAGATGAAGTAGGTGGGCCTCGGCTCTCCCGCGTAGCCGCACTTGCAGTACTGGGAGCCCAGGTCGATGACAACCGCCTTGATCTTGCGCACCTTCCTGGGCTTCATCTTGAGCTGAGTGGCCGCACCTGTGTCCCGGAGGCCGGCATCAGAGCCTGGCCGTGTTCCTGCCTCTCCAGGGTCACCCTGAGCCGTGCCCAGGGCCATGGGGCTGTTCCTTGTCGCCATCTGCCTCTCTTGCTCCCCTTCTCACATCCACAGCCTAGAGCTCCCTGGGGAGAAATGAGAcacccccccacacccccagTAGTGCCATGGCAACCACCTGGGATTGTGATGTCACTCAGGGCTGGTCCATTCAGGCAGTGGGGGAGGGCTTGGCTTTGGCCGACACTTGGTGTGTCACCCCCATCTCTGTAACTCAAGTTTGCTCCAGGACAGAGCACGAGTCGGGAGTTTTAGAAATCCAAGCACACTGGGGTCTCAGAGGTTTCTGCTCAACCCCCTTGCATTTCCATGCCTAACCTGCTCACTACTGGACACctttcctcttctgcctcttGGTGGAGAGGGCCTAAGTATTTGAGCCCCTCCAGTAAGGCAGGCTCTGCACTAGGTACTTCACTTGTGTTGTTCTGCAGGTAGGCAGAGCTGAGGAAATGAGGCTCAGAATTCTAAGGACTTGCCCAAGAGCAAACAGCACTTGGGGTGTTTGTACCTTAACCCAAATTCATCAAACTCCAATGCACCAGGCCCCCTTGATGGCCCCAAGAGTTCTTTCCTCCCTTCATTCAACATTTACTGGAGTATGTGGTAGGTCCCGCCCAGTGCAGCCTGCCAGTGATAGATGATAAAAACCCAGGCCACCAGCAGTGCCCAGTCTAGACAAGAAAATGGAATGGGTGCCGGTGGGTTTGCAGGAAGAAGTCTACTTGGAGAACTCATTTGAGACCGGCAGTCAGAAGGTGCTCTAGAGAGGAGGTGATGCTTAAGTTGAATCCTGGAAGAGGTGTAGGTATTTGTCAAGTAGTTAAAAGGAGGGGAAGACATCTCAGGCAGACAGCACAGCTTGAGCAAAGGCTCAGATGGAGGCACAGTGAAGAACTTCCTGCAGTGAAAGTGTTTGGAAAAACAGATGAAGCTAGAGAAGTCACAGAGCCAAATAGAGAGGGCATCAAATGCCAGGAGTAGGTTTAGACTAAACTGAGGAGAGCCAGGGAATCTATGAAGACTTTAAGCAGGGGAATGATCAGATTTGCCCTCTAGAAAAATGTTagaaagggccaggcgcagtgggtcacgcctgtaattctaccagcactttgggaggccgaggcgggtggatcacgaggtcaggagttcaagaccagcctggccaagatggtgaaaccccatctctactaaaaatacaaaaattagccaggcctggtggcgggtacctgtaatcccagctacttgggaggctgaggcagagaattgcttgaacccaggaggcagaggttgcagtgagctgagatcgcaccactgcactccagcctgggacaaagactctgtctcaaaaaaaagaaaaaaagaaaaagaaaaatgttagaaagatCGGCATTTGGCTGTAATGTAGAGAATGGATGGGAGGGGCAAGACTAGAAGCTGAGACCTGAAAAGAGGCTATTGGAGAAATTCGGGTAAGACTTGAAGGTGGCCTGACCTAGGGCTGTGAGAGTGTGGAAGCGAGGAAGAGCCTGGTTCTAGAGAAATTTAGAAAGTAGAATAGAATCCAATCTGTTGTTTCCCCAACCATCCCTCACTTTAATCCAAGCTCTTACTCTGGCATTTGAGGCCTTCCCTCATGGGCTCCTGTGATGTGGGATGTGAGGCAGAGGGAAGGATGATTCCCTTACCTGGACCCGAGCAAAGAAAGATGGCTTGTCATCTAGAAAGGACCAATTCACTAGAGTGCCAGAGGGACCTGCAACTTAAGCTGCCCCTTCCCACTCCAAAAATCAAAAAGGCAGATTAGGGCTTTGGTGGTGAAGAGTcaagaaaaaaaggggaagagCAGCAACTGGACCTGAGGAAGTTTTCTGGGAGAATTAAGACAAGCAGAGGTGCCTGA is a genomic window of Chlorocebus sabaeus isolate Y175 chromosome 12, mChlSab1.0.hap1, whole genome shotgun sequence containing:
- the ACTL7B gene encoding actin-like protein 7B, whose translation is MATRNSPMALGTAQGDPGEAGTRPGSDAGLRDTGAATQLKMKPRKVRKIKAVVIDLGSQYCKCGYAGEPRPTYFISSTVGKRCPEAADAGDTRKGTLVGHELLNTETPLKLVNPLKHGIVVDWDCVQDIWEYIFRTAMKILPEEHAVLVSDPPLSPSSNREKYAELMFETFGIPAMHVTSQSLLSIYSYGKTSGLVVESGHGVSHVVPISEGDVLPGLTSRADYAGGDLTNYLMQLLNEAGHAFTDDHLHIIEHIKKKCCYAAFLPEEEFGLVPEELRVDYELPDGKLITIGQERFRCSEMLFQPSLAGSTQPGLPELTAACLGRCQDTGFKEEMAANVLLCGGCTMLDGFPERFQRELSLLCPGDSPAVAAAPERKTSVWTGGSILASLQAFQQLWVSKEEFQERGSMAIYSKC